The sequence AAGCACAACCAGTACCCAGCGGCCCTGTTTGTAGCAGGCGGCCTGTTGATGACGCTGATGACACGTTGCACGTACCGCTTTTACCATCGACCAGAAGAGTTGCGACGATTGAACAACTCAACGCTGATAATTGGCGATCCTGCCAGTGGTAAGAGTTTTGCCACCCGCTTGTTTAAACTGCTGGCAGCACCTATTATTGAGGCTGATAAAGTAGGTAAAGAGGCTATTAATGCCTATCGCGAGCAGATGCGCACCAAGGGCGCTAACAAGGAGAAGCCTAAGAAACCTAAGGTTATCGTACGTGTACACCCTGCACGAACCAGTAATGCCCAGTTTATACAGGACATGGTGAACAGTGTAGAGGAGGTGGATGGCGAGCCCATGCAGCTGCACATGCTGACGTTTGATACCGAGTTGGATAACACTATCTGTGTACAGAAGGGTGGTAGCTGGATCGACAAGCAGAGCATGGAACTGAAGGCGTTCCATAACGAGGAAGATGGACAGGCATACTCGAACAACGACTCTATCCTGCAGGATTTCTTCGTGACCTGGAACTACATCTACACAGGTACGCCCATCGCGCTGAAAAAGAAGGTGAACGCGCAGAACTTCGGCTCAGGACTGGCTACCCGACTGACCTGCATTCCGCTGCCTGCTACCAACTTTAAGATGATGACGCGCGAAAGTAATGTGGATTACGATAGCGACAACCGCTTAAAGGAATGGGCTAAGAAGCTGGACCGTACCAAGGGCGAACTCTCAGTTCAGAAGCTGGTAGATGAACTCTACGACTGGACAGCCCGTCGAATGGCCGATGCAGAAGAGAACGACAGCAAAGCCGACGAGATGCTGCTGAAACGTTGTGCCTACCATGGCTTGAACTTCTCGGCTCCGTTTATCGTGATGCGCCACTGGGGCGATCTGCATCAGGAAGGCAACTACTGGTGTGGTACATTCGAGACGGACGAAATAGATTGGCGACTGGCTGAACTGATAGTAAACATACAGTATGCCTGCCAGCGATACTACTTTGGTGCGATGGCCGAAGCCTACTTCGACAACAAACTGAAGGATGCCAGCGTAAACGTGCAGCGTCGTCAGAAAACCTACGAAGGTTTCGAGCGACTGCCCGATGTGTTTACAACCGACGATGTGGTTCGTTGCTTCCAGCTAAAGAGTGCTGCTACAGCCTATATGCGAATAAGTCGTTTGACCAAGGATCGACTAATAGAAAAGGCCGAAGACTATGTTGAAGATGGATGCGCCAAGGTGCGCTATCGTAAAACCGGTCTGCTCATGATCTAACGTCCTAACATCCTAACAAACTAACATTAAGAAAAAGGAACAGATAGTACAGTTAAATAGTAAAGCAAACCTCTCCCAGCACTTCGTGCTCGAGGAGTTCACCAGGAGCAAGTATCCTGAGGTGTATAACATTCCCAGTCACGAGGTTATTGCAAATCTGAAGCGGTTGTGTGAGTGGTTGGAAGTGCTGCGCAAGCGTTATAATGATAAATATGGAGAGGGAGAAGATCCTATCCGTATTAACTCTGGGTATCGCAGTCCGCAGTTGAATCGCAAAGTGGGGGGAGCCCCCACCAGTAATCACTTAACGGGCTGTGCGGTGGATATTCGCACCAATGGTATGGAGCAGGCAATAGAATATGCAGCCATATTGATAGCCTATGCCAATGAATCGGCACAGGACTATGATGAACTGCTGATAGAAAAAAATCGCTATGGTGCCGTGTGGTTGCACTTCGCCGTGCGCCCCAAAGATAATCGTAGAAAAGTAGCGTTTATACAAGCGTAGTATAAATGATATAAGCAGTTATTGCTTATAGGCGGCGAGTTTGTTGAGGCAGTACTGGCGGAAGTCGGACCAGTGGTAGTAGGGGGCGCAGTCGGTGGAGATGGGGAGGGTGGCCTCGACCTCGTTGAGCAGTACTTTTACGAGCACATCCTTATCCTTGGGATTGCTGCGGTAGAAGATGAACTGCAGGTTGCTGGCCATCGGAAACACACTGCTGCACCACCAGCCATGGCCCTCGAGCTCGTCGAGGTTGTCGGTAGAGAAATCAAACCCGTTAACACCTATGAGACATACCAATGGGAGCAGTACGGTTTCGTGACCGAAACGCAACTGTGCACCAGGATCGGGTAGTTTGATGCAGCTGTCGGCATCGGCAATCATCTTCTTAAGCAGGTGGCGCTGCGTGTAAGGCTGGTTGCCACCGTTAAGTTTGCAGGCGCCATGCTGCAGATACCAGTAGGCGTTGTCGACCTGCCACATGCGATACAGATCGTTGGTATTAAAAAGACCAATAAGGTTGGTGTTGCGATTAAAGTTGGTGTTGAGCTGGAAGAGTCCCATCTTCATGAGATAATAGCTGAAGTCCTCCTGGTTTACAAACTCTTCGGCGATATCGGGATTCTTGAATATCAGCTCCATCAGTCGGGTGTTACCCATACGGGTGGCGGTATAGGCGTCTAAGGCTTTCTGAGCCTCGGGGGTCATATAGCTATTACGTAATTTCTTGTCCTGATAATTCATGTACCACTGGGTGCGCTTTGAGGCTTGCATGGTGATGTGCAGCTGCGGGCATACCTGCAGCATCTCCATGGCTAAAGAGCCCATCGACTCGATGCAACGGGGCACAACGGTGCTGATACAGGTAACGTTGGCGCCTGGATGGAACACCTCGGGGAAGCGTTCGGCCATGCGGCGACCTATATTCTGCATCTGCTGTTTGCCATAGCCGGTAAGTTCGCCCCAGCGGCCTTCGGTGTTGCGCATGATATTGTTCATGTGGCGCAGTACCTGCTGGCCTGTAGGTGTAAGCTCGTCGAGGCTGTCGGCATGCAGCATCATGAAGTAGGGGGTGTCGAATCCGCTGCGATTGCTGATGTAGCGCGAACCATGGCGACCATAGTGCGAGATATAGAACGGCTTTTTGCCAGCGGGGGCTGGTGTGAGCTTGGCGGTGATGCTATCGGGATACACATCGTAATTGCATGATGCGTAGGATGGGCGCTGCTTGATCAGGTCGATAACACTTTGGGCCACAGACAGCCTACAGCTGCTTACGGCCAGTATCAACAGGAGCGTGTATTTGATTTTGGTGTTCATGAAATGTTATCTTTTTTTGTGGCTGAATCGACGGTTCTCGTAGCGATAGATTTTGCGCAGATAGTAGCGCTTAACATCCTTCCAGTGGTAGTAGGGGGCGCAATCGGTTTTGATGGGCAGGCGTGCCTCCTCGCCGTTGAGCAGTACTTTTACCAGCACATCGGGATCGTCGTGATTGGCGCGATAGTGAATCATGATAATGCTGCCACCTAATGGGGCGATGCGATAGTTGGCCCAGCCATAGGCTTCGAGCGAGTCGAGGTTGTCGGTATGCAAACCGCAGCCATTGAGCTCCAT is a genomic window of Xylanibacter ruminicola 23 containing:
- a CDS encoding BT4734/BF3469 family protein, whose product is MFCYQKNFSNPTLPVDETQFWALVKATKWNENIDKYRETGDAALKRKLPAFIFQATFDETTSAKGRLGAWRKQAATRLTGLVVMDLDHIENPLTLYQGWIDKGLDLKALGIVLVYITPSGKGLKIVFKARLDWGNLIDNQHAMAKLLGDEVVVDEACKDSSRMSYICKYTDILFIDKELFSYENQEYAERYTALYRDGRSQSESANLPETSTPIEHSNEPVMWRGYDVQCIIDKRYGDKLPCREDRNRHNESLKLASDLLTLLDGDRVDVQRVLEKQTWVQELISEGERVENTISSAVEHKRDKEKKFLNQLPSKPMLEAIQEVTGKTCQEITKGTKASTAAVLKDDTMAQMLWEWGEEIEALSEYYPALKDVCKGLKHNQYPAALFVAGGLLMTLMTRCTYRFYHRPEELRRLNNSTLIIGDPASGKSFATRLFKLLAAPIIEADKVGKEAINAYREQMRTKGANKEKPKKPKVIVRVHPARTSNAQFIQDMVNSVEEVDGEPMQLHMLTFDTELDNTICVQKGGSWIDKQSMELKAFHNEEDGQAYSNNDSILQDFFVTWNYIYTGTPIALKKKVNAQNFGSGLATRLTCIPLPATNFKMMTRESNVDYDSDNRLKEWAKKLDRTKGELSVQKLVDELYDWTARRMADAEENDSKADEMLLKRCAYHGLNFSAPFIVMRHWGDLHQEGNYWCGTFETDEIDWRLAELIVNIQYACQRYYFGAMAEAYFDNKLKDASVNVQRRQKTYEGFERLPDVFTTDDVVRCFQLKSAATAYMRISRLTKDRLIEKAEDYVEDGCAKVRYRKTGLLMI
- a CDS encoding YcbK family protein, coding for MLEEFTRSKYPEVYNIPSHEVIANLKRLCEWLEVLRKRYNDKYGEGEDPIRINSGYRSPQLNRKVGGAPTSNHLTGCAVDIRTNGMEQAIEYAAILIAYANESAQDYDELLIEKNRYGAVWLHFAVRPKDNRRKVAFIQA
- a CDS encoding histidine-type phosphatase: MNTKIKYTLLLILAVSSCRLSVAQSVIDLIKQRPSYASCNYDVYPDSITAKLTPAPAGKKPFYISHYGRHGSRYISNRSGFDTPYFMMLHADSLDELTPTGQQVLRHMNNIMRNTEGRWGELTGYGKQQMQNIGRRMAERFPEVFHPGANVTCISTVVPRCIESMGSLAMEMLQVCPQLHITMQASKRTQWYMNYQDKKLRNSYMTPEAQKALDAYTATRMGNTRLMELIFKNPDIAEEFVNQEDFSYYLMKMGLFQLNTNFNRNTNLIGLFNTNDLYRMWQVDNAYWYLQHGACKLNGGNQPYTQRHLLKKMIADADSCIKLPDPGAQLRFGHETVLLPLVCLIGVNGFDFSTDNLDELEGHGWWCSSVFPMASNLQFIFYRSNPKDKDVLVKVLLNEVEATLPISTDCAPYYHWSDFRQYCLNKLAAYKQ